In one window of Cellulophaga sp. HaHa_2_95 DNA:
- a CDS encoding DUF4212 domain-containing protein has product MSDKQKNATAYWKENLRYLTILLSIWFLVSFVFGILMVDQLNEIKMGGFKLGFWFAQQGSIYVFVVLIFVYIRLMNKLDKKYGVDE; this is encoded by the coding sequence ATGTCTGATAAACAAAAAAATGCAACAGCGTACTGGAAGGAAAATCTGCGGTACCTAACTATTCTATTATCCATTTGGTTTTTAGTTTCCTTCGTTTTTGGAATCTTAATGGTCGATCAATTAAATGAGATAAAAATGGGTGGCTTCAAGCTAGGGTTCTGGTTTGCACAGCAAGGGTCTATTTACGTATTTGTTGTACTCATATTCGTCTATATACGATTGATGAATAAGTTGGATAAAAAATATGGTGTTGACGAATAA
- a CDS encoding sodium:solute symporter family protein, whose product MGILTWTWILVGITFALYIGIAIWARAGSSKEFYVAGGGVPPIINGMATAADWMSAASFISLAGIVSFGGYDGSVYLMGWTGGYVLLALLLAPYLRKFGKFTVPDFIGDRYYSNVARIVAVIAALIVSFTYVAGQMRGVGIVFSRYLEVDIETGVYIGMTIVLFYAVLGGMKGITYTQVAQYCVLIFAFMVPAIFISFEMTGNAIPQLGFGGTGDDGTYLLDKLDGLHAELGFSEYTTGSKSMIDVFAITLALMAGTAGLPHVIVRFFTVPRVKDARKSAGWALLFIAIMYTTIPAVAVFARVNLIETVSNKPYDGLPEWFANWEKTGLLKYEDKNNDGVVQYVADKNANELTIDRDIMVLANPEIAKLPNWVIALVGAGGLAAALSTAAGLLLVIASSISHDLFKKILMPTISEKGELIAARLAAAVAVVIAGYFGINPPGFVAAVVALAFGLAAASFFPAIVLGIFDKRMNKEGAIAGMVIGLGLMLFYMLKFKFGIFDGGKEAVDSLKSSWWFGISPEGFGTVAMFVNFVFSVVISRMTPAPPENVQDIVENIRIPSGAGEASGH is encoded by the coding sequence ATGGGAATACTAACTTGGACCTGGATACTCGTAGGGATAACTTTTGCACTTTATATCGGGATTGCCATTTGGGCTAGAGCAGGATCTTCAAAAGAATTTTACGTTGCAGGAGGTGGTGTGCCACCAATTATCAATGGTATGGCAACTGCAGCCGATTGGATGTCTGCAGCATCATTTATATCATTAGCAGGTATTGTATCTTTCGGGGGCTATGATGGCTCTGTTTACCTTATGGGGTGGACCGGTGGGTATGTGCTTTTAGCTTTGCTACTCGCTCCTTATCTAAGGAAATTTGGAAAATTTACAGTACCAGATTTTATTGGAGATCGGTATTATTCTAACGTAGCCCGTATCGTGGCTGTCATTGCGGCCCTAATAGTGTCATTTACTTATGTGGCTGGTCAAATGAGAGGGGTAGGCATTGTTTTTTCAAGATATTTAGAAGTAGATATTGAGACTGGTGTTTATATCGGTATGACTATCGTACTCTTCTATGCAGTACTTGGCGGGATGAAAGGAATTACCTATACACAAGTAGCGCAATATTGTGTTCTTATTTTTGCTTTTATGGTTCCAGCGATTTTTATTTCGTTTGAAATGACAGGAAATGCTATTCCGCAATTAGGATTTGGCGGTACAGGTGATGATGGGACGTACCTTTTGGATAAATTAGATGGTTTACATGCAGAACTAGGTTTTAGTGAGTATACTACAGGAAGTAAATCTATGATAGATGTGTTTGCGATAACACTAGCCTTGATGGCGGGTACTGCTGGTTTACCGCATGTTATTGTCCGTTTCTTTACAGTACCTCGTGTAAAAGATGCAAGGAAATCTGCAGGTTGGGCTTTATTATTTATTGCAATCATGTATACTACAATTCCGGCTGTAGCGGTGTTTGCGAGAGTTAATCTTATAGAAACAGTTAGTAATAAGCCCTACGACGGATTGCCAGAATGGTTTGCAAATTGGGAGAAAACTGGACTTTTAAAATATGAGGACAAAAATAATGATGGTGTAGTTCAATATGTGGCAGATAAGAATGCAAATGAACTTACTATTGACCGTGATATAATGGTACTTGCAAATCCTGAGATAGCAAAATTACCTAATTGGGTAATTGCATTAGTAGGAGCAGGAGGATTGGCTGCAGCATTATCTACAGCGGCAGGTTTATTATTAGTAATAGCATCTTCTATTTCTCATGATTTATTCAAGAAAATTTTAATGCCCACAATTAGTGAAAAAGGTGAGCTTATTGCTGCGCGCCTCGCAGCTGCAGTTGCAGTAGTAATTGCAGGTTATTTTGGGATCAATCCTCCAGGATTTGTTGCCGCTGTCGTCGCATTAGCCTTTGGTCTTGCTGCCGCCTCATTCTTTCCGGCAATTGTATTAGGAATCTTCGATAAACGTATGAATAAAGAAGGGGCCATTGCAGGTATGGTAATAGGTTTGGGCTTAATGCTATTTTATATGCTGAAATTTAAATTTGGAATCTTTGACGGAGGGAAAGAAGCTGTTGATAGTTTAAAATCTAGTTGGTGGTTTGGTATATCACCTGAAGGATTTGGTACGGTCGCTATGTTCGTAAACTTTGTCTTCTCTGTTGTGATCTCGAGAATGACACCTGCCCCACCAGAAAATGTTCAGGATATTGTAGAAAATATCAGAATACCTTCTGGGGCAGGAGAGGCTTCTGGACATTAA
- a CDS encoding sensor histidine kinase, whose translation MNNYLLIIIIVVYLAVLFFIAFLAEKKKKSKWVNNPYVYTLSLAVYCSAWTYYGSIGIAANSGIDFLPIYLGPVIAAPLWIVVLRKVIRISKQNKISSIADFISLRYGNNRFLGALVTLVCLFGTIPYISLQLKAVSETFEIMGDNISHVSTNIFNDSTFYVALLLAIFATFFGTQKADASEKHTGIIAAVAFESVLKLVFFLVVGVYVTFYLFDGTTDIYAQIATRTNFKELTSLSGLEEGFNWFFMIGLSFMAIFLLPRQFQVSVLENTREKYLKKAIWLFPLYLLLFNIFVIFIAWAGELTFGGTANSEYYTLLLPLENGNSFLATLVFLGGFSAVISMVVVSTLALSTMVSNNLIIPYGFLDKFIRNQTERNAKYIKNIRRISIFTIIIIAYFFYVSFSSELSLYAIGLISFVIIGQLAPSFFIGLFWNRGSSKGAIIGIIVGFLITVYTLILPFTIAATGRENFTELGLFGISALKPYALFGIDFLSPPAHAFFWSILVNLLCYLVFSIMTKGNYRERNYAEMFVDSNNFTALQDSALVWKGEAYVADIKNVLIRFLGETKAARALKLFFTKYNLPLDTQLADARLINFSEKLLTGSIGSASAKILISSVVKEEQISLVEVLKILEESKKNIVSNKMLLEKSDELSQLSSKLKDVNEELVVKDKQKDEFLDTVAHELKTPITGIRAATELLMDEEDDMPKEIKKQFLNNILQDSDRLGRLINNILDFEKMETGRLSLNKSSLDIQKTIRTAVERTQHIAAKKGIKINIKNVHRFYLNYDEDRIIQVLYNLLSNALKFCEPESGHIEIDYRLGNEVLEIVVRDNGKGIPLEDIDFIFDKFYQSQHQNTIKPEGSGLGLAITRQIIEKHGGKIWASKHIKTGAELVFTLPFS comes from the coding sequence ATGAATAATTACTTGTTAATCATTATTATCGTTGTGTATTTAGCAGTGCTGTTTTTCATTGCTTTTTTGGCGGAAAAAAAGAAAAAAAGCAAATGGGTAAACAATCCCTATGTGTACACTTTGTCTTTAGCAGTTTATTGTTCTGCTTGGACGTACTATGGCAGTATCGGGATTGCGGCCAATTCTGGAATTGATTTTTTGCCTATTTATTTAGGTCCTGTTATTGCTGCACCTTTATGGATTGTAGTGCTTCGTAAAGTAATACGAATTTCTAAGCAAAATAAAATCTCTTCCATAGCAGATTTCATTTCTCTGCGGTATGGGAATAATAGGTTTCTGGGAGCTCTAGTTACCTTGGTTTGTCTTTTTGGTACCATTCCCTATATTTCGTTACAACTAAAAGCGGTCTCAGAAACCTTTGAAATTATGGGTGATAATATTTCGCATGTTTCAACTAATATTTTTAATGATTCTACCTTTTATGTAGCGCTACTTTTAGCCATATTCGCAACGTTTTTTGGTACACAAAAAGCAGATGCGTCAGAAAAACATACAGGAATCATTGCAGCAGTAGCTTTTGAATCGGTATTAAAACTGGTGTTCTTCTTAGTTGTTGGTGTTTATGTAACTTTCTATTTATTTGATGGTACCACCGATATTTATGCGCAAATAGCCACTAGAACTAATTTTAAAGAACTAACCAGTCTTTCTGGATTGGAAGAAGGGTTTAATTGGTTTTTTATGATTGGATTGTCATTTATGGCCATCTTTTTATTGCCTCGACAATTTCAGGTTTCAGTATTAGAAAATACCAGAGAAAAATATTTAAAAAAAGCGATCTGGTTATTTCCACTTTACCTCCTATTGTTTAACATATTTGTAATTTTTATCGCTTGGGCGGGAGAGCTAACTTTTGGAGGTACTGCGAATTCAGAATATTACACCTTACTTTTACCTTTAGAGAATGGCAACTCATTTCTAGCCACTTTAGTTTTTCTTGGAGGATTCTCTGCAGTCATTTCCATGGTAGTGGTTTCTACATTAGCACTGTCAACTATGGTGAGTAATAATTTAATTATTCCTTATGGCTTTTTAGACAAATTCATTAGGAATCAAACGGAAAGGAATGCGAAGTATATTAAGAATATTCGTCGGATTTCTATTTTTACCATTATCATCATAGCGTATTTCTTTTATGTCTCTTTTTCGAGCGAATTATCTTTGTATGCTATAGGGCTAATTTCATTTGTGATTATAGGCCAACTAGCACCTTCTTTCTTTATTGGATTATTCTGGAACCGTGGCTCTTCCAAAGGGGCTATAATAGGGATTATTGTTGGTTTTCTTATAACCGTATATACGTTAATACTTCCATTTACGATAGCAGCAACGGGTCGAGAGAATTTTACGGAGTTAGGATTGTTTGGTATTAGTGCTCTTAAGCCTTATGCTCTTTTTGGAATTGATTTTTTGAGTCCGCCAGCACATGCTTTTTTTTGGAGTATCTTAGTTAATTTACTCTGCTATCTCGTGTTCTCTATTATGACGAAAGGGAATTATCGAGAACGTAATTACGCAGAAATGTTTGTAGATAGTAATAACTTCACCGCCTTGCAAGACAGTGCACTTGTTTGGAAAGGAGAAGCCTACGTAGCAGATATAAAAAATGTCCTTATTCGATTTTTAGGAGAAACTAAAGCGGCTAGAGCCTTAAAATTATTTTTCACAAAATATAACTTACCATTAGATACGCAATTAGCAGATGCTAGACTGATCAATTTTTCAGAAAAGCTTTTGACGGGGAGTATAGGTAGTGCATCTGCTAAAATATTAATTTCTAGTGTGGTTAAAGAAGAGCAAATAAGTTTAGTAGAGGTGCTAAAAATTTTAGAAGAATCAAAGAAGAATATCGTAAGTAATAAAATGCTTCTTGAAAAATCAGACGAGCTCTCGCAATTATCTTCAAAATTAAAAGATGTAAATGAAGAGCTTGTAGTTAAGGATAAGCAAAAAGATGAGTTTTTAGATACCGTAGCACATGAGTTGAAAACGCCTATTACGGGGATTAGAGCTGCTACGGAACTTCTAATGGATGAAGAGGATGATATGCCAAAGGAGATTAAAAAGCAGTTCCTGAATAACATCCTTCAAGATTCAGATAGGCTAGGGCGACTCATTAACAATATTCTGGATTTTGAAAAGATGGAAACAGGTCGACTTAGCTTAAATAAAAGCTCTTTGGATATTCAAAAAACCATAAGAACGGCAGTAGAACGCACGCAACATATTGCAGCTAAAAAAGGAATCAAAATAAACATAAAAAATGTCCATCGTTTTTATTTAAATTATGATGAAGATAGAATTATTCAGGTGTTGTACAATTTGCTTTCAAATGCTTTGAAATTTTGTGAGCCAGAATCTGGACACATTGAAATAGATTATAGGCTAGGAAACGAAGTGCTTGAGATTGTGGTAAGAGACAATGGAAAGGGGATACCTCTTGAGGATATCGACTTTATTTTTGATAAATTTTATCAATCTCAACATCAAAATACCATTAAGCCAGAAGGCAGTGGATTAGGCTTAGCGATTACACGACAAATTATAGAAAAACACGGTGGAAAAATTTGGGCCTCTAAACATATAAAAACAGGTGCAGAACTTGTTTTTACGTTGCCATTTAGTTAA
- a CDS encoding response regulator transcription factor, translated as MKYKILIVDDEPNIVMSLEYAFKKQDFEVFIARDGSEALELLKLSTPDIVLLDIMMPNVDGYQTLKHIKSTASLEATKVVFLTAKNKASDIEKGLNLGADKYLIKPFSVKKIVAEILQLMT; from the coding sequence ATGAAGTACAAGATTTTAATCGTCGATGACGAACCAAATATAGTAATGTCACTAGAATATGCCTTTAAAAAGCAGGATTTTGAGGTTTTTATAGCTAGGGATGGTAGTGAAGCATTAGAACTATTGAAACTTAGCACGCCAGATATTGTGTTGCTAGATATTATGATGCCAAATGTAGATGGGTATCAGACGTTAAAACATATAAAAAGTACCGCTAGTTTAGAAGCTACAAAAGTAGTTTTCTTAACAGCAAAAAATAAAGCTTCGGATATTGAAAAAGGATTAAATCTAGGAGCTGATAAATATTTAATTAAACCTTTTTCAGTAAAAAAAATAGTCGCAGAAATTCTGCAACTAATGACTTAA
- the acs gene encoding acetate--CoA ligase, which produces MSNYHIKHLEEYYQVYRKSVRNPESFWEEIAEEHFLWRKKWDTVLSWDFKKPEVKWFEGAKLNITENCIDRHLATRGDKTAILFEPNDPKEAAEHITYKDLYHRVNKFANVLKAKGVKKGDRVCVYLPMIPELAVAILACARIGAIHSVVFAGFSSIALATRINDSDCKMVITSDGSYRGAKSIDLKGIVDEALEDCHGVNNVLVVKRTKSEIMMKEGRDEWLQPLLDDASDELVATVMDAEDPLFILYTSGSTGMPKGMVHSTGGYMVYTAYTFKNVFQYRENDIYWCTADIGWITGHSYIVYGPLANGATTVMFEGVPSYPDYGRFWDIVEKHKITQFYTAPTAIRALAKEGVAYIDTHDLSSLKVLGTVGEPINEEAWHWYDDNVGKRKAPIVDTWWQTETGGIMITPIPFCTPTKPTYATLPFIGIQPALMDENGKEIKGDQADGRLCIKFPWPSIARTIWGNHQRYKDTYFSAYENMYFTGDGALRDEVGYYRITGRVDDVIIVSGHNLGTAPIEDAINEHPAVSESAIVGFPHDIKGNALYGYVTLKETGESRNHDNLRKEINQIITEQIGPIAKLDKIQFTNGLPKTRSGKIMRRILRKIAGKDTSNLGDTSTLLNPECVQEIMDNVL; this is translated from the coding sequence ATGAGTAATTATCATATAAAACATTTAGAAGAGTATTATCAAGTTTATCGAAAGTCTGTACGTAACCCGGAATCTTTTTGGGAAGAAATAGCAGAAGAACATTTCTTGTGGCGTAAGAAATGGGATACGGTGCTAAGCTGGGATTTTAAGAAACCCGAAGTGAAATGGTTTGAAGGTGCTAAATTGAATATAACCGAGAATTGTATTGATAGACATCTAGCCACGAGAGGAGATAAAACAGCTATTCTATTTGAGCCAAATGACCCAAAAGAAGCGGCAGAACATATTACGTATAAAGATTTGTATCATCGGGTTAATAAATTTGCCAATGTTTTAAAAGCGAAAGGTGTTAAAAAAGGAGATCGCGTTTGTGTTTACCTGCCTATGATTCCAGAATTAGCAGTGGCTATATTGGCCTGTGCTCGGATAGGAGCCATACACTCGGTGGTTTTTGCGGGTTTTTCTTCTATAGCCTTGGCAACAAGAATTAACGATTCCGATTGTAAGATGGTTATCACTTCTGATGGGTCGTATCGAGGCGCTAAATCTATTGACTTAAAAGGGATTGTAGATGAAGCTTTAGAAGATTGTCATGGGGTTAATAATGTATTGGTGGTAAAACGTACTAAGTCTGAAATCATGATGAAAGAAGGGCGTGATGAATGGTTACAACCTTTGCTGGATGATGCTTCCGATGAGCTCGTCGCCACGGTCATGGATGCCGAAGATCCTTTATTTATCCTATACACTTCAGGTTCTACAGGAATGCCAAAAGGAATGGTGCATAGCACTGGAGGATATATGGTGTATACGGCATATACCTTTAAAAATGTTTTTCAATACAGAGAGAATGATATTTACTGGTGTACAGCAGATATTGGCTGGATCACAGGGCATAGTTATATCGTGTACGGACCCTTAGCAAATGGTGCAACCACGGTAATGTTTGAAGGGGTACCTAGTTACCCTGATTATGGACGCTTTTGGGACATTGTAGAAAAGCATAAAATTACGCAATTCTATACGGCTCCTACAGCAATAAGGGCTTTGGCAAAAGAAGGGGTGGCTTATATAGATACGCATGATTTGTCTTCTTTAAAAGTATTGGGTACGGTAGGAGAGCCTATAAATGAAGAGGCGTGGCATTGGTATGACGATAATGTAGGTAAGCGAAAGGCGCCAATTGTAGATACGTGGTGGCAAACAGAAACGGGAGGTATTATGATTACTCCAATTCCATTTTGTACGCCTACTAAACCAACTTATGCAACCTTACCCTTTATAGGAATTCAACCAGCACTCATGGATGAAAATGGTAAAGAAATAAAAGGAGATCAGGCGGATGGTCGTTTGTGTATAAAATTTCCTTGGCCGAGTATTGCCAGAACTATTTGGGGGAATCACCAGCGGTATAAAGACACTTATTTTTCTGCCTATGAGAACATGTATTTTACGGGAGACGGAGCCCTCAGAGATGAGGTAGGTTATTATAGAATAACAGGGCGTGTAGATGATGTTATTATTGTTTCAGGACATAATTTAGGAACAGCACCTATAGAAGATGCTATAAATGAGCATCCTGCAGTTTCTGAAAGCGCCATCGTAGGATTTCCTCATGATATCAAAGGAAATGCATTATATGGATATGTAACCTTAAAAGAAACAGGAGAAAGCAGAAATCATGATAATTTAAGAAAAGAAATAAATCAAATTATAACAGAGCAAATAGGACCCATTGCCAAACTAGATAAGATTCAATTTACAAATGGTTTGCCAAAGACCCGATCTGGAAAAATTATGCGTCGTATTCTAAGAAAAATAGCGGGTAAAGACACTAGTAATCTGGGGGATACAAGTACCTTACTAAATCCAGAATGTGTTCAAGAGATCATGGATAATGTCCTCTAA
- a CDS encoding NAD(P)-dependent oxidoreductase, which translates to MKFGIIRERKNPPDRRVVLSPETCQKLQIKYPAAKIAVEPSAIRTYTDEDYVKAGLSLSTDMEECDVLLGVKEVPIEDLIPNKKYFFFSHTIKKQPYNRELLRAFLDKNIEMYDHEVITNEKGQRLVAFGRYAGIVGAYNGFRAYGLKYDLYDLPKAETLVDQKALIAALNSIKLPAIKILLTGKGRVGNGAKEMLDAMGLTKVTVADYLSKSFEEPVYCQIDAAEYNKRKDGVRGNKAEFFKNPELYQTNFVRFTKVTDFFIAGHFYGTGAPYLFTREDAKHEDFSIKVVADVSCDIDGPVATTIRPSTIADPIYGYDPLTEKEADFKSINAIAVMAVDNLPCELPRDASEGFGDAFLKNVIPAFFNNDKNGVLERARMTQNGKLTERYAYLQDYVDGKE; encoded by the coding sequence ATGAAATTCGGAATCATTAGAGAACGTAAAAATCCGCCAGATAGAAGAGTCGTACTATCTCCTGAAACATGTCAAAAATTACAAATAAAGTATCCTGCGGCAAAAATTGCGGTCGAACCTTCTGCTATCCGAACGTATACTGACGAAGATTATGTAAAAGCGGGACTTAGCTTAAGTACAGATATGGAGGAGTGTGATGTTCTTTTAGGGGTTAAAGAAGTGCCGATAGAAGATTTAATTCCGAATAAAAAATACTTTTTCTTTTCCCACACAATAAAAAAGCAACCTTATAATAGAGAACTGCTACGAGCTTTTTTAGATAAAAATATAGAAATGTATGACCATGAAGTCATTACCAATGAAAAGGGACAACGTTTGGTTGCTTTTGGTAGGTATGCTGGGATTGTAGGTGCGTATAATGGTTTTAGAGCCTACGGACTTAAGTATGATTTGTATGATTTGCCCAAAGCAGAGACGTTAGTAGATCAAAAAGCATTAATAGCTGCATTGAATAGTATTAAACTACCTGCTATAAAAATTCTTCTAACGGGAAAAGGAAGAGTAGGAAATGGCGCAAAAGAAATGTTAGATGCTATGGGGCTTACTAAAGTTACGGTGGCAGATTATTTATCAAAATCTTTTGAGGAACCCGTATACTGCCAAATTGATGCAGCTGAGTACAACAAAAGAAAAGATGGCGTTCGTGGCAATAAAGCGGAGTTTTTTAAAAACCCAGAACTGTATCAAACTAATTTTGTTCGTTTTACTAAGGTGACTGATTTTTTCATTGCAGGTCATTTTTATGGTACTGGGGCCCCTTATCTTTTTACGAGAGAAGATGCAAAACACGAAGATTTTAGTATAAAAGTTGTGGCAGATGTAAGTTGTGATATTGATGGGCCCGTGGCAACAACCATTAGACCATCAACCATTGCAGATCCAATATATGGGTATGATCCTTTAACGGAAAAGGAGGCAGATTTTAAATCGATAAACGCTATTGCTGTTATGGCCGTAGATAATTTACCGTGTGAATTGCCAAGAGATGCTAGTGAAGGTTTTGGAGATGCTTTTCTAAAAAATGTTATTCCCGCATTTTTTAACAACGATAAAAATGGCGTATTAGAGCGTGCAAGAATGACACAAAATGGAAAGCTAACAGAGCGTTATGCCTATTTGCAAGATTATGTAGATGGAAAAGAGTAA
- a CDS encoding DUF2809 domain-containing protein: MKFIFNKIHFTFFILIFGVEIAIAYYLKTGFIRHTVGDFLAVILIYCFFRSFIKTNPLHIAMVTLVLSYTVEFLQRTTFLQLLSLDQNKWAHLIFGNSFSIQDLVAYTLGVLAVTFIDLKKYN; the protein is encoded by the coding sequence ATGAAATTCATTTTTAACAAAATTCACTTTACCTTTTTTATTCTAATTTTTGGGGTTGAAATTGCGATTGCTTACTATTTAAAAACTGGTTTCATTAGACATACTGTGGGAGACTTTCTCGCGGTCATCCTCATCTATTGTTTCTTCAGGAGTTTTATAAAAACCAATCCACTGCACATTGCAATGGTAACATTAGTTCTCTCCTATACGGTTGAGTTTCTGCAACGCACCACATTTTTACAGCTTCTAAGCTTAGACCAAAATAAATGGGCCCACTTAATTTTTGGCAATAGCTTTAGTATTCAGGATTTAGTAGCGTATACGCTGGGGGTACTTGCGGTGACTTTTATCGATCTCAAAAAATATAATTAA
- a CDS encoding DUF4153 domain-containing protein, with amino-acid sequence MNIHIKSILASLMFSLLLYSKTMGINLVILSLVTIAIVLLEHKGQKETIKFALAYLFSAIVVFLDPTNFKIFVHFIAFLTYIGKTIAPKNSLYLSWFIGLTNMVLASIHQLNSSLKKEGHKSTTISSKTKTIFKALSIALVLIILFSLLYQKSNPVFSGLISAINFDFLSFPWLLFTVFGYFIFLHILKPYYPETLITLDTEQSNTLKRSTPSFSLEQCKKLAEEYTLGCIIFIALNSLLFIFLITDFIYLIDANTSTNSEHSKSVHQGAYALLLSIICAIAIILYFFRGDLNFYTKNQNIKTLSYSWIAMNLILVLFTWYKNYMYVATLGLTYKRIGVFVYLLFILAGLCTTYLKVSKTKSFIYLIRSNVAVIFAVLFISATIPWDKSITSYNLKNIKNVDIQYLIDLGDTNSIQLKKYSEAKKATIYQLSISTKYSRFIQQEKEKSWQEYSIYSLIYH; translated from the coding sequence ATGAACATTCATATCAAATCAATTCTAGCCTCTTTAATGTTTAGTTTACTACTGTACAGCAAGACTATGGGAATTAACCTTGTGATTCTTTCTTTAGTAACTATCGCTATCGTACTCCTTGAGCATAAAGGGCAAAAAGAAACTATAAAATTTGCACTTGCCTATCTGTTTAGTGCAATAGTGGTCTTTCTAGATCCTACAAATTTTAAGATTTTCGTTCACTTCATCGCATTTCTAACTTATATAGGAAAAACTATTGCACCCAAAAATTCCTTGTATTTAAGTTGGTTCATAGGGCTCACCAACATGGTATTGGCTTCTATTCATCAATTAAATAGTTCTTTAAAAAAAGAGGGACACAAAAGCACTACCATATCTTCTAAAACCAAAACCATCTTTAAAGCTCTGAGCATCGCCTTAGTATTAATTATACTATTCTCTTTATTATACCAAAAGTCTAATCCTGTTTTCAGTGGCCTTATTTCTGCAATAAATTTTGATTTCTTAAGCTTTCCGTGGCTCCTATTTACGGTATTTGGGTACTTTATCTTCTTACATATTTTAAAGCCTTATTACCCGGAGACCCTGATAACTTTAGATACCGAACAAAGTAATACGCTGAAAAGGTCTACGCCAAGTTTTTCATTGGAACAATGTAAAAAACTAGCCGAAGAATACACCCTTGGCTGTATTATATTTATAGCATTAAATAGTCTGCTTTTTATCTTTCTAATAACTGATTTCATCTATTTGATAGACGCTAACACCAGCACAAATTCTGAACACTCAAAATCTGTACATCAAGGAGCCTACGCCCTATTATTATCAATTATCTGCGCTATTGCTATTATATTATATTTTTTTAGAGGCGATCTTAATTTTTACACGAAAAACCAAAACATTAAGACCTTATCTTATAGCTGGATAGCCATGAACCTTATACTGGTCTTATTTACGTGGTATAAAAATTATATGTATGTAGCCACTTTAGGATTAACTTATAAAAGAATTGGCGTTTTTGTATACTTACTATTTATCCTCGCAGGTTTATGTACTACCTACTTGAAAGTATCAAAAACCAAAAGCTTCATCTATTTAATACGATCGAACGTTGCTGTTATTTTTGCAGTGCTATTCATAAGCGCCACAATTCCTTGGGATAAATCTATCACCTCTTATAATTTGAAGAATATTAAAAATGTAGATATTCAATACCTTATTGACTTAGGCGATACTAACAGTATTCAATTAAAAAAGTATAGCGAAGCGAAAAAGGCAACTATATATCAATTGAGCATCAGTACTAAATATTCACGATTTATACAGCAAGAGAAAGAAAAAAGCTGGCAAGAATATTCCATTTACTCCTTAATCTACCATTAA
- a CDS encoding ubiquinone biosynthesis protein COQ4, whose product MRAFIFEALYEISKKPYQKYFKKNKPWTVTVKDLVALPPNSLGAELHHFLTKNNFELQSKLESHDIYHVLTNIGTTVPEEISMQYFLRGNGKRSLYLFSVLTIGTIFYYSHFKRFHQEYKRGKSASKFYQIDFQKLVHLPIRNIRTTFSIH is encoded by the coding sequence ATGAGAGCATTTATTTTTGAAGCGCTATATGAAATTAGTAAAAAACCATATCAGAAGTATTTTAAGAAAAATAAACCTTGGACAGTTACTGTGAAAGATTTAGTAGCCTTACCTCCCAACTCTTTAGGCGCTGAATTGCATCACTTTTTAACCAAGAACAATTTTGAATTACAGTCCAAGCTTGAAAGTCATGATATCTATCATGTTTTAACAAACATAGGGACCACAGTTCCAGAAGAGATTAGCATGCAATATTTTTTACGGGGCAATGGCAAAAGAAGTTTATACCTTTTTTCTGTACTCACCATTGGCACCATTTTTTACTACTCTCATTTTAAAAGATTCCACCAGGAATACAAAAGAGGCAAGAGTGCATCTAAATTTTATCAAATAGATTTTCAAAAATTAGTACATCTACCAATTCGCAACATCAGAACTACCTTCTCGATACACTAA
- a CDS encoding transcriptional regulator: MGLINNINKTFDHRIRLGMMSILMVNEYADFNMFKELLDVTDGNLASHAKALEKEEYIMVEKRFIGRKPNTRYSATTLGKTAFKKHIDALENLIKKF; this comes from the coding sequence TTGGGACTAATAAACAACATAAATAAAACATTTGATCATCGCATTAGATTAGGTATGATGAGTATACTCATGGTAAATGAATATGCTGACTTTAATATGTTTAAAGAGTTGCTGGATGTTACCGACGGTAACTTAGCGAGTCATGCCAAAGCTTTGGAAAAAGAAGAGTATATCATGGTAGAGAAACGATTTATAGGAAGAAAACCAAATACGAGATATTCCGCCACTACTTTAGGGAAAACAGCATTCAAAAAACACATTGATGCACTTGAAAATTTAATCAAAAAATTCTAA